A section of the Bacillus sp. HSf4 genome encodes:
- a CDS encoding putative holin-like toxin: protein MAVESAIQLMLIFGILIVATMSSDKKSKTVLAAKRRRSYFQAEADSFTGAILLSIG from the coding sequence ATGGCAGTTGAAAGCGCAATCCAACTCATGCTTATTTTCGGCATTTTGATTGTGGCCACCATGTCATCAGACAAAAAAAGTAAGACCGTCCTGGCCGCTAAACGAAGACGATCTTACTTTCAGGCTGAAGCTGACTCCTTTACAGGAGCTATTCTATTGTCGATCGGTTAG
- the htpG gene encoding molecular chaperone HtpG — protein sequence MAKKEFKAESKRLLDIMINSIYSQREVFLRELVSNASDAIDKIYYKALTDDALTFNKDDYYIKISADKQNRTLTVSDTGIGMTKEELEEHLGTIAKSGSLTFKHENEPKDGHDIIGQFGVGFYAAFMVADVVTVITKALGSDEAYKWESAGADGYTIEPCTKESVGTDVILKLKENTEDEQYEEYLEVHRLKNIIKTYSDFIRYPIKMDVTVNKPKEDAENEFEEVQEEQTVNSMVPIWRKNKTELTDEDYEAFYAEKHYGFDKPLAHIHTSVDGAVRYQAILFIPENIPFNYYSKEFEKGLELYSNGVLIMNKCPDLLPDHFSFVKGMVDSEDLSLNISREMLQHDRQLKLIAKNISKKIKNELKSLLKNNRDTYEAFYQSFGRQLKFGIYNDFGANKDVLKDLLMFYSSKEKKLVTLDEYVSRMPEDQKYIYYASGESYERIEKLPQTELVSEKGYEILYFTEDIDEFAIKMLANYEEKEFKSVSSGDLGIESEDDQNQSDADENQYKELFEEMKNILSGKVKNVRPSKRLKTHSVCLAADGEVTIEMEKILNAMPDNQHVKADKVLEINTNHEVFDTLQAAFENDKEKFSLYTGLLYNQALLIEGLPIDDPVEFTNDICKVMA from the coding sequence GTGGCTAAAAAAGAATTTAAAGCAGAGTCTAAAAGATTGCTGGACATCATGATCAACTCGATTTATTCCCAAAGGGAGGTCTTCTTAAGAGAGCTTGTTTCAAATGCGAGCGATGCCATCGACAAAATTTACTATAAAGCGCTCACAGACGACGCTTTGACGTTTAACAAAGATGATTATTACATTAAAATCTCGGCCGACAAACAAAACAGAACACTGACCGTATCGGACACCGGGATCGGCATGACAAAGGAAGAGCTCGAGGAGCACCTTGGAACGATCGCCAAAAGCGGCTCCCTTACGTTTAAACATGAAAATGAACCGAAAGACGGGCACGATATCATCGGCCAGTTCGGCGTCGGCTTTTACGCCGCTTTTATGGTGGCTGATGTTGTCACTGTCATCACAAAGGCGCTCGGCAGTGATGAGGCGTATAAATGGGAGTCCGCCGGGGCGGACGGCTACACGATTGAGCCGTGCACAAAGGAATCGGTCGGAACAGATGTCATTTTGAAGCTGAAAGAGAACACTGAGGATGAACAATATGAAGAATACTTGGAAGTCCATCGGCTGAAAAACATCATCAAAACATACTCTGATTTCATCCGCTATCCGATCAAGATGGATGTCACCGTCAACAAGCCGAAAGAGGACGCCGAAAATGAATTTGAAGAAGTTCAGGAAGAACAGACGGTCAACAGCATGGTGCCGATTTGGCGAAAGAATAAAACCGAGCTGACAGATGAGGATTATGAAGCGTTTTATGCGGAAAAGCACTACGGATTTGACAAGCCTCTCGCCCATATCCATACGAGCGTCGACGGTGCGGTGAGATACCAGGCGATCCTGTTTATTCCGGAAAACATTCCGTTTAACTACTATTCAAAAGAATTCGAGAAGGGCTTGGAGCTGTACTCAAACGGCGTGTTGATCATGAACAAATGCCCGGATCTGCTTCCGGATCATTTCAGCTTTGTCAAGGGTATGGTCGATTCAGAGGATTTATCCCTCAACATCTCAAGAGAGATGCTCCAGCATGACAGGCAGCTGAAGCTGATCGCCAAAAACATCAGCAAGAAAATCAAAAACGAGCTGAAAAGCCTGCTGAAAAACAACCGCGACACGTATGAGGCTTTTTACCAATCATTCGGCAGACAGCTTAAGTTCGGCATCTACAATGATTTCGGCGCCAACAAAGACGTGCTGAAGGACCTCTTAATGTTCTACTCGTCCAAAGAGAAAAAGCTTGTGACGCTTGATGAGTATGTGTCAAGAATGCCTGAGGATCAGAAATATATTTATTATGCGTCTGGCGAATCGTATGAGCGGATTGAAAAGCTTCCACAGACAGAGCTTGTGTCTGAGAAAGGCTATGAAATTTTATATTTCACGGAAGATATCGATGAATTTGCCATCAAAATGCTGGCGAATTACGAAGAAAAAGAATTTAAATCCGTATCAAGCGGAGACCTTGGTATTGAATCAGAAGATGATCAAAACCAATCAGATGCAGATGAGAACCAATATAAAGAGCTGTTTGAGGAAATGAAAAACATTTTATCAGGCAAGGTGAAAAACGTCAGGCCGTCAAAACGATTAAAAACCCATTCCGTATGTCTCGCGGCTGACGGCGAAGTCACCATTGAGATGGAAAAAATTCTAAATGCGATGCCTGATAATCAGCATGTCAAAGCGGATAAAGTGCTTGAGATCAATACAAATCACGAGGTATTTGACACATTGCAGGCCGCGTTTGAAAACGATAAAGAAAAGTTCAGCTTATACACCGGTCTTCTCTACAACCAAGCGCTGCTGATCGAAGGCCTGCCGATCGACGACCCTGTCGAGTTTACGAATGATATATGCAAAGTGATGGCCTAA